One region of Primulina tabacum isolate GXHZ01 chromosome 17, ASM2559414v2, whole genome shotgun sequence genomic DNA includes:
- the LOC142530484 gene encoding caffeic acid 3-O-methyltransferase 1-like, with translation MRLKMEVAQGDEASFLFSMKLASASVLPNVLKVALDLDLFEIMNNKGPDAFISPVELVAEIPTNNPEEHNMVDRILRLLASYSFLNCRVKTLPDGGVERVYSLTPVCKFYTKNDDGVSLAPMLIMNLDKDHLETWYHLKDAILKGGVPFEKVYKMSAFEYHGTNPKFSKVFNSAMSNSSTILMKIILDTYEGFKGMGTLVDVGGGFSDSLKMIISKHPTMKAINFYLPHFI, from the exons ATGAGGCTGAAAATGGAGGTTGCACAAGGGGACGAGGCTTCTTTCTTATTCTCCATGAAACTAGCCTCTGCTTCAGTGCTGCCTAATGTCCTCAAAGTGGCGTTGGATCTTGACCTCTTTGAAATCATGAATAATAAGGGGCCCGACGCCTTTATTTCACCAGTAGAACTCGTCGCAGAAATTCCCACCAACAATCCAGAGGAGCATAACATGGTGGACAGAATCCTCCGCCTGCTCGCGAGCTATTCTTTTTTAAATTGCCGAGTGAAAACTCTGCCTGATGGCGGCGTTGAGCGGGTTTATTCCTTGACTCCGGTCTGCAAGTTCTACACCAAGAATGATGATGGAGTTTCTCTAGCCCCTATGTTGATCATGAATCTAGACAAGGATCACTTGGAGACTTG GTACCACCTGAAAGATGCAATTCTCAAGGGGGGAGTTCCTTTTGAAAAAGTATATAAAATGAGCGCATTCGAGTATCACGGCACAAATCCTAAATTTAGCAAGGTTTTTAATAGTGCAATGTCCAATTCTTCGacaattttgatgaaaataattCTAGATACCTATGAAGGATTCAAGGGTATGGGAACTTTGGTCGATGTTGGAGGTGGATTCAGTGATTCCCTGAAAATGATCATATCCAAGCATCCAACTATGAAGGCCATTAATTTTTATTTGCCCCATTTTATTTGA